From Desmodus rotundus isolate HL8 chromosome 12, HLdesRot8A.1, whole genome shotgun sequence, one genomic window encodes:
- the LOC112298528 gene encoding interferon lambda-4-like, translating into MRPSGPAAVSVGLWVLVTGSVVVDPGVAEPQRCLLSHYRWLDPKALVAIKVLRDHYEEETLSWRPRNCSFRPRRDPPRPSTCARLRLVARDLSDAQAVLSSLPSPELFPGVTPTLELLAAARRDVVACLEVVRPGSSRKSHRSPKRRSKTRRADSPQCHEASIIFNLLRLLTWDLRLVAHSGPCL; encoded by the exons ATGAGGCCAAGTGGCCCAGCCGCGGTGTCCGTGGGGCTGTGGGTCTTGGTAACAGGGAGTGTGGTGGTGGACCCAGGTGTGGCTGAACCCCAGCGCTGCCTACTGTCGCACTACCGCTGGCTGGACCCCAAGGCGTTGGTGGCGATCAAGGTGTTGAGGGACCACTAC gaggaagAGACACTGAGCTGGAGGCCACGCAACTGCTCCTTCCGCCCAAGGAGGGACCCCCCGCGGCCCTCG ACCTGCGCGCGACTCCGCCTCGTGGCCCGGGACCTCTCGGATGCCCAGGCCGTGTTGagcagcctccccagcccagagttgTTTCCTGGAGTCACCCCGACCCTGGAGTTGCTGGCGGCTGCGCGAAGGGACGTGGTGGCCTGC cTGGAGGTGGTGAGGCCAGGTTCCTCGAGGAAGTCCCACCGGTCACCCAAGAGGCGCTCCAAAACACGGAGAGCT GACTCGCCTCAATGCCACGAAGCCAGTATCATCTTCAACCTCCTTCGCCTGCTCACGTGGGACCTGAGGCTGGTGGCGCACTCGGGGCCTTGTCTCTGA